A region from the Lentisphaera profundi genome encodes:
- the rpmA gene encoding 50S ribosomal protein L27, translated as MAHKKGQGSIKNGRDSNPKMLGVKRFGGQKVNAGTIIIRQRGTKFHPGKNVGCGRDFTLYALSTGRVEFDRNGRRVNIVPELAQ; from the coding sequence ATGGCACATAAGAAGGGACAAGGTAGTATTAAGAATGGTCGCGACTCGAATCCGAAAATGCTCGGAGTTAAGCGCTTTGGTGGCCAAAAAGTTAACGCCGGCACAATTATTATCCGTCAGCGTGGCACAAAATTTCACCCAGGTAAAAATGTTGGTTGCGGAAGAGATTTCACTCTTTATGCACTTTCAACTGGCCGTGTTGAGTTTGACCGTAATGGTCGTCGTGTGAACATCGTTCCTGAACTCGCACAGTAA
- the obgE gene encoding GTPase ObgE, translated as MFVDRIKVYVKAGNGGNGCISFRREKYVPKGGPNGGNGGDGGSVIFVVDAGTSSLVDLKFNQHIDATHGGNGLGSDMHGNRGDDLYVKIPAGTVVMDINNDNYQICDLDDPGSELVIAKGGKGGRGNRSFATSANRIPRQAEEGGSGEELVLLLELKTIADVGLVGYPNAGKSTFLNSISNSGAKTASYPFTTLNPIVGTIDFPDFTRITIADIPGLVEGAHENVGLGHHFLRHIERTKILVYVLDMNGTDDRDPLDDLVKLKTELDLYEEELSDRACMILANKMDYPGSAENLERLRKATDLQIFPITAELREGVEDVLGFLHDRVMELNKAKVKHVPKLKNIYRKEGAIVIDLEADGDDFSLSPEDEFEFDFEDVDYDDFDDETDEDEV; from the coding sequence ATGTTTGTTGATCGAATAAAAGTTTATGTAAAAGCTGGTAATGGTGGCAATGGCTGCATTAGTTTCCGGCGCGAGAAGTACGTCCCTAAAGGTGGCCCTAATGGCGGCAATGGTGGTGACGGCGGTAGTGTAATCTTTGTGGTGGATGCAGGTACCTCCAGCCTTGTAGATTTAAAATTTAATCAACATATTGATGCAACCCATGGTGGCAATGGCCTCGGGTCCGATATGCATGGTAATCGCGGTGATGACCTTTATGTCAAAATCCCCGCAGGAACTGTGGTGATGGATATCAATAATGATAACTATCAAATCTGTGACTTAGATGACCCCGGTAGCGAACTCGTTATTGCCAAAGGTGGTAAAGGCGGTCGTGGTAACCGTTCATTTGCAACCTCAGCGAATCGTATTCCTCGTCAGGCAGAAGAAGGTGGTTCAGGGGAAGAATTAGTTCTCCTCTTAGAACTTAAGACCATTGCTGATGTAGGCTTAGTAGGTTATCCCAATGCGGGAAAATCCACATTTTTAAACTCCATTTCCAATTCTGGAGCGAAGACAGCATCTTATCCCTTTACAACCTTAAATCCTATTGTTGGTACAATCGACTTTCCTGATTTTACTCGTATTACGATTGCTGATATTCCTGGTCTCGTTGAGGGAGCACATGAAAATGTGGGCTTAGGTCATCACTTTTTACGTCATATCGAAAGAACAAAAATTCTCGTATATGTTTTAGATATGAATGGTACAGATGATCGTGATCCTTTAGATGACCTAGTGAAGTTAAAAACTGAATTAGATTTGTATGAAGAAGAGCTCTCAGATCGTGCTTGTATGATTTTGGCCAATAAAATGGATTATCCAGGCTCAGCAGAAAACCTTGAGCGCCTGAGAAAAGCAACAGATTTACAGATTTTTCCTATCACGGCAGAACTTCGTGAAGGCGTGGAAGACGTTTTAGGATTTCTCCATGATCGCGTAATGGAACTCAACAAAGCGAAAGTTAAACACGTTCCTAAACTCAAAAACATTTACCGCAAAGAAGGCGCAATTGTTATTGATTTAGAAGCAGATGGCGATGATTTTAGTTTAAGTCCCGAAGATGAGTTTGAATTTGATTTTGAGGACGTAGATTATGATGATTTTGATGATGAAACTGACGAGGATGAAGTCTAA
- a CDS encoding PSD1 and planctomycete cytochrome C domain-containing protein, producing MPLRRSLILSLFSLSTFAQSPLPEKISYNEHIRPIFSNTCFNCHGPDKHEAKAHLQLHSFEAATNERHYTSKSGKKKIEDPGIIPGKPTESLIWERIISDDEDDVMPPRDFHNSLSKQDKALIKKWIEQGAEYEDHWAYEALDYDISDLSSAHIDKLVLAKLKEKGFTERNKREKKNILIRRLSLDLRGMLPSPAELESFQKDQSPDAWGDLVDQFLASPAYGERLAVHWFDLVRYSSSVGFHGDQELRSTPYRDYVIKAFNNNMPFDQFTREQLAGDLLPKPSQEQIIATAYNRFNKVTKEGGAQAGEYLAKYAADRVSNLSSVWLGSTLECAECHDHKYDEFSAKDFYSMAAFFADIKQEGVYKGGNNNKFAPEMMIFPNKDLEREYKIAEQELAKFAKKKKSNEYKEAAKSFNQLKSQARICVITETQKPRITRIFPRGNWMDTSGEVVQPAVPHFLKQITKEGRATRLDLANWLCSDANPMAARAFINRVWELYFGKGISGHTQDLGSQGEFPINPELLDYLATHFASDWDIKKLIKLIVMSETYRLSTERTEKMKTEDPYNRYLARQSILRLDGEFIRDASLQVSDLLNTKMGGRNVMPYQPDGYYSSMNFNPFRYRSEKGDDQYRKAVYMHFQRTFLHPFLRSFDVPNREISMCSRTASNTPLQALTLLNDPTFVEAAKILGQRLIKEGGQSIDEKLNWLYINALSRKVDEQELETLKEFYQQQLKFFQMSPEQAQALLKIGNKKVDPKLNGAVLAAWTQVARSIMNMHEFIVRR from the coding sequence ATGCCTCTAAGAAGATCTCTAATCCTTAGTTTATTTAGCCTCAGTACTTTTGCGCAATCGCCTTTGCCAGAAAAGATTTCTTATAATGAACATATTCGTCCGATTTTTTCGAATACTTGTTTTAATTGCCATGGTCCCGATAAGCATGAAGCCAAAGCGCATTTGCAGTTACATTCATTTGAAGCCGCAACAAATGAACGTCATTACACCTCAAAATCAGGTAAAAAGAAAATTGAGGATCCGGGTATAATACCGGGGAAACCCACTGAGTCTTTAATCTGGGAAAGGATTATATCTGATGACGAAGATGATGTGATGCCACCCAGAGATTTTCATAATAGCCTCAGTAAGCAGGATAAGGCTTTAATCAAAAAATGGATTGAGCAGGGCGCGGAATATGAGGATCACTGGGCGTATGAAGCTCTGGATTATGATATAAGTGATCTTAGTTCAGCACATATAGATAAATTAGTCTTAGCGAAATTAAAAGAAAAAGGTTTTACTGAGCGCAATAAGCGAGAAAAGAAAAATATTCTTATTCGTCGCCTGAGTTTAGATTTACGAGGCATGCTACCTAGTCCTGCAGAACTCGAATCTTTTCAAAAAGATCAATCTCCTGATGCATGGGGGGATTTAGTTGATCAATTTTTAGCTTCACCAGCCTATGGTGAACGCCTAGCTGTGCATTGGTTTGATTTGGTGCGTTATTCAAGTTCAGTGGGCTTTCACGGTGACCAAGAATTGCGCTCCACTCCCTATCGCGATTATGTGATTAAGGCCTTCAATAATAATATGCCTTTTGATCAGTTTACCCGAGAGCAGTTAGCGGGAGACTTATTGCCTAAGCCAAGTCAAGAACAAATTATTGCCACGGCTTATAATCGCTTTAATAAAGTGACCAAGGAAGGTGGCGCACAAGCAGGAGAGTATTTAGCGAAGTACGCAGCAGATCGAGTCAGTAACCTTTCTAGTGTGTGGCTGGGCTCAACTTTAGAATGCGCGGAATGTCATGATCATAAGTATGACGAATTCTCTGCTAAAGACTTTTATTCAATGGCAGCTTTTTTTGCTGATATCAAGCAGGAGGGAGTCTATAAAGGAGGCAATAATAATAAGTTTGCTCCAGAGATGATGATCTTTCCAAATAAAGATCTTGAGCGCGAGTATAAAATAGCGGAGCAAGAACTTGCTAAATTCGCAAAAAAGAAAAAATCCAATGAATATAAAGAAGCGGCAAAGAGCTTTAATCAATTGAAATCTCAAGCCAGGATTTGCGTGATTACCGAGACTCAGAAACCACGTATCACACGTATATTTCCACGAGGAAATTGGATGGATACTTCAGGTGAAGTTGTTCAACCGGCAGTACCACATTTTTTGAAACAAATTACTAAAGAGGGACGGGCGACTCGTCTCGATTTAGCTAACTGGCTTTGTTCAGATGCGAATCCGATGGCGGCGAGGGCCTTTATCAATCGTGTTTGGGAGCTCTATTTCGGTAAAGGGATATCTGGGCATACACAGGATTTGGGTTCACAAGGTGAGTTCCCCATCAATCCTGAATTACTCGATTACTTGGCGACTCATTTTGCCTCAGATTGGGATATCAAAAAATTGATTAAGCTTATTGTGATGAGCGAGACCTACCGTCTATCAACGGAAAGAACTGAAAAGATGAAAACTGAAGATCCTTATAATCGTTATCTGGCGCGACAGTCGATCCTTCGTTTAGATGGTGAATTCATTCGCGATGCAAGTTTACAAGTGAGTGACTTACTCAATACGAAAATGGGAGGTCGCAACGTCATGCCCTACCAACCAGATGGTTATTATAGCTCGATGAATTTTAATCCTTTTAGGTATCGATCTGAAAAGGGTGACGATCAATATCGCAAGGCAGTTTACATGCATTTTCAACGTACTTTTTTACATCCATTTTTGAGGAGTTTTGATGTTCCTAATCGCGAAATCTCAATGTGTTCTAGGACGGCGTCGAATACTCCATTACAAGCTTTGACTTTACTCAATGATCCCACTTTTGTGGAGGCCGCAAAAATTCTTGGGCAACGTTTAATCAAAGAGGGTGGGCAGAGTATTGACGAGAAACTTAACTGGCTCTATATAAATGCCCTGAGTCGCAAGGTCGATGAGCAGGAACTAGAAACTCTCAAAGAGTTTTATCAGCAGCAACTTAAGTTTTTTCAAATGAGTCCCGAACAGGCTCAGGCATTACTTAAAATAGGAAATAAAAAAGTTGACCCCAAGCTTAATGGTGCGGTACTTGCTGCTTGGACTCAGGTGGCAAGAAGTATTATGAACATGCACGAATTTATCGTAAGGAGATAA
- a CDS encoding nucleotide pyrophosphohydrolase codes for MDIDKIQNQLRLFASERDWEQFHSPKNLSMALAGEAGELIEHFQWISEDASYKLSETKLQEVSEEIADVQIYLLRLADILKVDLESAIQEKILLNAKKYPADKVRGSNKKYTEY; via the coding sequence ATGGATATAGATAAAATTCAAAATCAACTGCGCCTCTTTGCTTCTGAACGCGATTGGGAGCAATTTCACTCACCTAAAAATCTGTCAATGGCGCTTGCAGGCGAAGCAGGAGAGTTAATTGAACACTTCCAGTGGATCAGCGAGGATGCCTCTTATAAGCTTTCCGAGACAAAGCTACAAGAAGTCAGCGAAGAAATTGCTGATGTACAAATCTATTTACTCCGACTCGCAGATATACTTAAGGTAGATTTAGAAAGTGCTATTCAAGAAAAAATACTTCTCAATGCAAAAAAATACCCCGCAGATAAAGTTCGTGGTAGCAACAAAAAATATACTGAATACTAA
- a CDS encoding DUF1501 domain-containing protein produces the protein MDRRQFLKFTGLAGANVISAPLMAGGTADPSFLLKQAKAKRVIFLTMSGGFSQFETFDNKPVLKKFDGKLMPPSFLKGQQLAQLQDQKKILCYGPQFKFNKCGQSGLEMTELFPHLATVADDLAIVKSAYTEQINHDPAISMLNAGTFLNGRPSMGSWINYALGNNAEGLPGFVVLESVKGRGPQPLYARLWNNGFLDSIYQGVKFNSKGDTVHYAKNPAGIDRIRQGQLIKTINKLNQFSSGHMDDDEIATRMQQYDMAFKMQKTIPELADMSQEPSHVLDLYGCKPGDGSFASNCLMARKLAERDVRFIQLYHRGWDHHNGIRKYMPICAEAVDQGTAALIKDLKDRDMLKDTLIVFAGEFGRTPMSQTNKGDAGRDHHMNAMSLFMCGGGIKGGMTYGETDELGYKPVKDAVHVRDVHATMLHLLGINHKKLTVRFQGLDNRLTGVEEAHVIKKLLV, from the coding sequence ATGGATAGACGTCAATTTCTTAAATTTACTGGCTTAGCGGGAGCCAATGTAATTAGCGCACCTTTAATGGCAGGCGGTACAGCTGATCCGAGCTTTTTACTGAAACAAGCTAAAGCCAAACGCGTTATTTTTCTCACCATGTCAGGGGGCTTCTCTCAGTTTGAAACCTTTGATAATAAGCCAGTTCTCAAAAAATTTGATGGCAAGCTTATGCCTCCGTCTTTTCTCAAGGGTCAGCAATTAGCGCAGCTGCAGGATCAGAAGAAAATTTTGTGTTATGGGCCGCAATTTAAATTCAATAAATGTGGTCAGTCGGGTTTAGAAATGACGGAGTTATTTCCTCATCTTGCGACTGTCGCAGATGATTTAGCAATCGTGAAATCTGCTTACACAGAGCAGATCAATCATGACCCCGCTATTTCGATGCTCAATGCCGGGACATTCCTCAATGGTCGCCCAAGTATGGGTTCTTGGATTAATTATGCTTTGGGTAATAATGCCGAAGGCTTACCAGGCTTTGTGGTACTTGAATCAGTCAAAGGACGCGGTCCTCAGCCACTTTATGCGCGCTTGTGGAATAATGGCTTTTTGGATAGTATTTATCAAGGAGTAAAATTCAATTCCAAGGGTGATACAGTTCATTATGCCAAGAATCCAGCCGGAATTGATCGCATTCGTCAGGGACAGTTGATAAAAACTATCAATAAACTGAATCAATTTTCATCAGGTCATATGGATGACGATGAAATTGCTACGCGTATGCAGCAATACGATATGGCATTTAAGATGCAAAAAACTATTCCAGAATTGGCGGATATGTCTCAAGAACCTTCGCATGTTCTCGACCTATATGGTTGTAAGCCCGGAGATGGTTCTTTTGCCTCAAATTGTTTGATGGCAAGAAAGCTGGCAGAGCGCGATGTTCGCTTCATTCAACTCTACCATCGCGGTTGGGATCATCATAATGGCATTCGCAAGTATATGCCCATTTGTGCCGAGGCAGTGGATCAAGGCACCGCCGCTTTAATTAAAGATTTAAAAGATCGTGATATGCTAAAGGATACCCTTATTGTATTTGCGGGTGAATTTGGTCGTACACCGATGTCACAGACCAATAAGGGTGACGCCGGCCGCGATCACCATATGAATGCCATGTCGCTGTTTATGTGTGGTGGTGGGATCAAGGGTGGAATGACTTATGGCGAAACAGATGAATTGGGCTATAAGCCAGTGAAAGATGCTGTTCACGTACGTGACGTACATGCTACTATGCTTCATTTATTGGGAATCAATCACAAAAAACTTACGGTTCGTTTTCAGGGTTTAGATAATCGTCTCACGGGAGTAGAGGAGGCTCACGTCATCAAAAAACTTTTAGTCTAA
- a CDS encoding PP2C family protein-serine/threonine phosphatase — MFKTFKKATPSSAIGPDQIAGGTHVGLVREHNEDSYLYVTLPGDKISLVVVTDGMGGHEGGEFASYFATEALGRIWGQSADPTTAKLRESEQILVETIKMCNDKIFAINEKLNVSRAMGTTITAGLFVPGKLIVAQVGDSRAYMQRGRNLVQITEDQTWVAKMVKLGNLKAEEAENHPLSHLLSNCMGAGSALDVQVSICRRKEGDRYLFCTDGLYGSLTHQVMTDLMTDLRRPQKILTELINRSLDAGGKDNITGIVIFDD; from the coding sequence ATGTTTAAAACCTTTAAAAAAGCAACACCCAGTTCTGCTATAGGACCAGATCAGATAGCAGGTGGGACTCACGTTGGTTTAGTAAGGGAACATAACGAAGATTCATACTTATATGTGACACTACCGGGAGATAAAATCTCTTTAGTAGTCGTTACAGATGGTATGGGAGGCCATGAGGGCGGTGAATTCGCGAGTTATTTCGCAACAGAAGCCTTGGGGCGTATTTGGGGCCAGTCCGCAGATCCTACCACGGCTAAGTTGCGTGAATCAGAGCAGATTTTGGTGGAAACAATCAAGATGTGCAACGATAAGATTTTTGCGATTAACGAAAAACTCAACGTTTCACGTGCCATGGGAACAACCATTACAGCAGGACTTTTTGTTCCCGGTAAACTCATTGTCGCTCAAGTGGGTGATAGTAGGGCATACATGCAAAGAGGTCGTAACCTCGTTCAAATTACTGAAGACCAAACTTGGGTTGCCAAGATGGTCAAACTCGGTAATCTCAAGGCTGAAGAAGCTGAGAATCACCCTCTAAGTCACTTGCTTTCCAACTGTATGGGCGCGGGTTCAGCATTAGATGTGCAAGTTAGTATTTGTCGCCGAAAAGAAGGTGATCGCTACTTATTTTGTACAGACGGACTTTATGGTTCATTAACTCATCAAGTGATGACGGATTTAATGACGGATTTGCGTAGACCGCAAAAAATACTTACTGAATTGATTAACCGCTCTCTTGATGCCGGCGGAAAAGACAATATTACCGGCATTGTCATTTTTGACGATTAA
- a CDS encoding IS4 family transposase: MKPDKSNVCSLKQICQLIPGHLVQKLADKHGIKTRKFSPWSHVLTLLYAQLSHSLSLNDICDSLQNHSGSLEPIRGATVPKRNTLSNANRTRNADMAEELFWSVLNHLQNKYAGFGIQQKYTGFPRRFKKAIHAVDSTTIQLVANCMPWAKHRRRKAAAKCHMKLNLQNFLPSFAIVKAANTHDSTEAKELCAGMLPGEIVVFDKAYVDYKHLFHLNERKVFWVTRAKDNMSYEIIENISEAKGSIIRDQRIRLKGTKTQLHYPTELRLVEAEVEIDGKLKKMVFITNNFKWAPSSVAQIYKSRWGIEVFFKQIKQTLQISDFLGHNENAIRWQVWTALLTYVLLRFLAFQSKWKYSFSRIFTVIRGVLWSRLELYSVLKSCGTASDPPRLYSTPPQQYLPGFT, encoded by the coding sequence ATGAAGCCAGACAAAAGTAATGTATGTAGTCTCAAACAAATCTGCCAATTAATTCCAGGACATTTAGTTCAAAAACTTGCAGATAAGCACGGAATCAAAACTCGTAAGTTTAGTCCTTGGAGCCATGTTCTAACCTTACTTTATGCTCAGTTATCTCATTCTCTGAGCTTAAATGATATTTGCGATAGCCTTCAAAATCATAGTGGAAGCCTTGAGCCTATACGAGGCGCGACAGTCCCGAAACGAAATACCTTATCTAACGCAAATAGAACTCGTAATGCCGACATGGCAGAAGAACTTTTCTGGAGTGTTCTTAATCACTTACAGAATAAGTATGCGGGCTTTGGTATTCAGCAAAAATATACTGGTTTTCCTAGACGTTTCAAAAAAGCAATTCACGCGGTGGATTCTACAACTATCCAGCTTGTTGCTAATTGTATGCCATGGGCAAAACATCGTCGTCGTAAAGCTGCGGCTAAATGTCACATGAAGCTTAACTTACAAAATTTCTTACCTTCTTTCGCTATTGTAAAAGCTGCGAACACTCATGATTCAACGGAAGCAAAGGAATTATGTGCAGGAATGTTACCTGGAGAAATAGTGGTTTTTGATAAGGCTTACGTGGATTATAAACATCTCTTTCACCTCAATGAACGTAAAGTATTTTGGGTTACTCGGGCAAAAGATAATATGAGCTACGAGATTATTGAAAATATCTCTGAAGCCAAAGGTTCTATCATCCGTGATCAGCGTATTCGTCTCAAAGGTACGAAAACTCAACTGCATTACCCGACAGAATTACGACTTGTCGAAGCTGAAGTAGAAATTGACGGAAAACTTAAGAAAATGGTTTTCATTACTAACAACTTTAAATGGGCTCCCAGTTCAGTCGCACAAATCTATAAATCACGTTGGGGAATCGAAGTGTTTTTCAAACAGATCAAACAAACATTGCAAATATCTGATTTCCTTGGCCATAACGAAAATGCCATTCGGTGGCAAGTTTGGACAGCATTATTGACTTACGTGCTTTTGCGATTTTTAGCATTTCAAAGTAAGTGGAAATATTCTTTCTCAAGAATATTCACCGTTATCCGTGGCGTACTATGGTCAAGGCTTGAATTGTACTCAGTCCTCAAATCCTGTGGGACAGCCAGTGACCCACCAAGGCTATACTCAACTCCTCCTCAGCAGTATTTGCCGGGATTTACATAA
- a CDS encoding cupin domain-containing protein produces MKSTSTYWNTLAAENSDQWQEIEGSKGNLHQLTIAEDSKTGDYTRLTKFKAGYNSSFFGCKAHDYPEEIFIISGRLFDEATNTWLEMGSYASRPPGELHGPFYAEDDVLVLEISYLSQSVNE; encoded by the coding sequence ATGAAATCAACATCGACATACTGGAATACATTGGCCGCGGAAAACTCTGATCAATGGCAAGAGATTGAAGGGTCTAAAGGAAACTTACATCAATTAACTATTGCAGAAGATTCTAAAACTGGGGATTACACACGATTAACTAAATTCAAAGCGGGCTACAACAGTAGCTTTTTTGGGTGTAAAGCACATGATTATCCAGAGGAAATATTCATTATCAGTGGTCGATTATTTGATGAAGCCACTAACACATGGTTAGAGATGGGATCATACGCGAGTCGACCTCCTGGTGAGTTACATGGACCCTTTTATGCCGAAGACGATGTGCTTGTACTCGAAATATCATACTTGAGCCAGTCTGTAAATGAATAA